The following nucleotide sequence is from Phycisphaera sp..
CCCAGCGCCGGGCCGTTGCTGCGGCGTCGGTCGGATCCGCGGGAAGGGCGGCTAGCTCGGTAGTGGCCTCGGTCAACTCTTCACGCCACTCGACTAGTTGCGTCGGCGCGCTGGCCAGGCGCATCTCGCGGGTTGTGGCCTCGGTTTCCAAACGTATCTCTTCGGCCTTCGCGGCATCGAGCCGGGCCTGCGCATCAGTAAGCAACGCCCTGATGGCGTCGAGCGCCGCGTCGGGTGACAGTTGGGAGAAGTCCTCGGGCTGCGGCAGTGTGGCGGGCTGGTCGAGTTCCCTGCTGAGTTGCTCCTGAGTGCCTGCGGCCGAAGCCGAGGCATCGGCGAATTGCTGGCGCTCTTTGAGTGCTGTGTCGCGGCGTTGGAGAACGGACAGCGCCGCGCTCAGTGGATCAAGCAGGGCGTCCTTGGCCGCTTGGTCGAGATCGGTACTGGCCTCGACCTCGGCGATGCGCTCTTGGACCTGGGTGATCGTTGGGGCGTCAACGGGAGCCACCGGGGCGCTCACGACCGCCTCGGGCTGGGCAGGGGGCCGCGCCTGGGATTCGCCACTATCCTGGCCCAGAGCCACGCCGGCGATCAACAGGAGCGCAACCAAGCCAATGGTACGATTCAGGAGTTTCGGCATCGGGGCAGTGTAAGCAAGATGCGTACCCACAACGAACCAACCAATCGCCGAGGGGGACGCCTAAAACACGCCGCGGGCGATCATCGGTCGGCCCGCACCACCATGAAGTCGAAGCATGCCAACGCGAGCACCGATCCGAGCCTGTGGGTGGACGCCTACGGCGACGCTCTGTATGCCTACGCCCTCCGGCGGCTGGGCTCGTCGACCGACGCCGAGGACGCCGTGCAGGAATGCCTCGCGGCGGCCCTCGGCACTTCGCGGGCCTTCGCGGGCGATTCGGCCGAGAAGACCTGGCTCATGGGCATCCTCAAGCACAAGGTGCTCGACACGCTGCGGGCCCGATATCGCCGGAAAGAGCACGCGGCCGACCTCTCGGCGATGGTTTCCGGCCCGATGGAGGACTTTTCCGATGGCTCGTGGCGTGTGCACCAGCAAGGATTGGGTGCCTTGGACGACCAAGGCGGAGACGCCTCGCCTTCGGGTGCCATGGAGCGGGCCGAGTTTGCCCGGCTCGTGGCGGCGGCGGTAGAGCGTTTGCCCGAGCCCATGCGCACCGTTCTGGTGCTGCGGGAGGTGGACGGCATGAGTTCGGCGGAACTGGGGGAAGCCTTGGGCGTGAGCGCCTCGCAAGTCTGGACACTCGTCCACCGGGCCAAGGCCCGGCTGCGGCGTGAGCTTGGCGGCGAGGACCACTCGAGCAAGAGCCGCGGGGTCGAGAAGAAGGGAGGCGAGCCTTGAAGCGTCTCATCTCGTTCTTCCCCACCCTCTGGTATGTCCTGACCCTTCGCTGCGAGGAGGCCGACCGCATCCGCGCGAACTTCACAGACCCGGCCACGACCCGCGCGCAGAAGGCCGGCGAGCGGATGCACAGCGCCATGTGCGGCTCGTGCCGCGCGGCACGGCGGGCGATGCGGCAGATTGGGGAAGCTCTGGACGATTTCGACAGCGTTGCCCAACCCACGCCCATGCCCGATGACACCCGCCAACGCATGGTGGAACGCCTCCGCGAGCGCGACGGCAAGTAATCCACAATTTTCTTTGGAAACCACGCAAGGCGCAAACGTTCCGACCGACCCATCAGGGCGGCGGCTATCGCGTCGCTTCACATAGGCCCGGAGAGAGGCCCAACCTAGGAGATGCAGAACATGAATCGCAACACCGTATTGATGCTCGGGCTCGCGGCTCTGACCGCCGCGCCCGCGATGGCGCAGTCTGTTGATATCCGGATCGAGAACCTCCAGGAGCCCGGCGGGATGGCGTTCACGCCATTCTGGGTCGGCTTCCATGACGGCACGTTCGACGTGTTCGATGGGGGGTCGCCCGCCTCTGGTGGCATCACGTCCATCGCCGAATTGGGCGACACCGGCCCGCTGACAGCACGCTTCGCGATGGAGCAGCCGATGGGCGTCGACACCACGTTCGCCGACCCGAGCGGCCCGCCGGTGTTCAGTCCGGGCGAGAGCGCCACGATGAGCATCGACGTGGGCGATGCCAGCGTCAACCGCTACTTCAACTACGCCTCGATGGTCGTGCCAACCAACGACCTGTTCGTGGGCAACGATGTGCGCCGCGAGATCTTCGACGACAGCGGCACCTTCCTGGGCCCGATCACCATCGACATCTTCGGCCGCAGCGTGTACGACAACGGCACCGAGGTGAACGACATCACCGATGGCCCCGCCTTTGTCGCGGGTATCGATGCCACCGCTGGCACCGACGAGTTCGAGGACATCCAATTGTTCTTCTCGCGTCCAGGTGCCGACAGCTACCTCGACTCGATCATCGGCACGACGACCGCGCCGGGCGACGAGATCACACGCGTGTTCACCGAGAGCGACCTGATCGGCCGGATCACGATCGTGCCCGCCCCAGGCGCGGCCAGCGTGGGTCTGCTGGCCGGGCTTGGTCTGGCAGCGCGTCGCCGCCGCTGATTCGTCCGCGACTCGACTTCTTCAAACAGCCTTGGTCTTTCCGACCGCGGCCGCACCAGGGGACGTGTGGCCGCGGTTGTTTTCATTCGACCGGTTCTTCGAGCAACTGATAGAGCATGTTGTTCACAAAGTCGTGCGAGCGGGTCAGGCCGAGGTGGTCGGCGCCGATGAACTGCACGCGGTGCCAGTCGATGGGCGAGTTCAGGCCCACCGAGTACTCCATCGCTTGCCGTTCGTCCATGAGGGCACTGGCTCGGACGACCGTGCCATCACCCGGGGCTCTCTGGGCCACCTTGAGCTTGCCCTTGGCATCAACGCTCAGGATCGCCGGGGTGGCTTCGGAATCACCGACGAAGATGGAGATTTCGGTGCCCTCGGGCGGAGCGGCCGGGATGTCGATGGCCTGGAAGAGCTGGTCGGCCCGTGCGAGGCACTTGGCCAGGTGGTCCATACCAATGGCCCTCCGCTCCTCGGGCGACTCGACCTCGGGAAGCAGCCACTCCAGCACCTTGTCGGCCATCGGATCGGCCATGCCCCAACCGTACTTCTCCCAGGTCGCCACGTCGAGCATGTCGATGGGCTCGCCGGTTTCGGCATCGATGACGCTCTCGTGGCGTGTGCGCGGCATGAGCTGGTAGATCGCGGGCATGGTCCCCAGCAGCACGGGGCGGTAGTTCGGAAAGAGGGGATTGAGGTTGAGCCCCTTGACGAGTTGCTCGACGGCCTTGGCCGAGCCGGCGTTGGGCGTGCCGATAAGAATGGCCTTGCGCACGTTCTTGGCACCGGCCCAGGTCAGTTCGGGCAGCGAGCCGTCCTCGGGCAACGGCGTGGGCCCGTAGCGCAGGTAGTACCGCAGCACAAGCCCGCCCATGGAGTGCGCAACGACATCGACTTTGACATGCTCGTCGGCGGGCAGGTCACGCCCCTCGCGCACCTGCTGCTGGCCGTCGAGGATGCGCTGGTGCAACTCGGCGGCGTTCTCCGAGACGTCGCGCCGCCAGTCGTAGCCGTACTGGAAGCAGGTGTAGTGCAGCCCGCCGTAGTTGATGGCCCCGCTGTTGCCGAGTTCTTCGTCTCGGTACTCTCCCACCGCCAGCGTGGTGAGGATGTCGACGTACGCGCCGATGCGAATCCGGCGGAAGGGCGTGACGTCGGCCACGACCAGGTCGAGCACGCCCGGGCTGTACACGTCGTCCCGCAGATCTTTCAGCGGCACGCCCATGGCCATCGGCAGCGCCATCTCGCGGGCACCCTTGGGCGTGTCCGCGTCGGCCGCACCGTACGTGAACGCGCCCCAGACCTTCTGGCCGGTCGTGCGGTTCTCGAGCCTCGAACCCAGAATGCCCGGGATGACCACCACCGGCGTGCGTGCGTCGCCGATCTGCTGGGCGGGGGTGTTGTAGATGGCGGCGAGGTCGGCCCTTCGCGGGCCGTGGCAGGCGGGGAGTGTCAACGCACAGGCGACAACAGGCCATGCCCAACGTCGAAAAAGCTTCAAACCTGATGTATCCACGCCCGCACCTTCCTTTATCGTTGGGCCCAAACGAAGTAACGGAAAGCAGCGAATATTCTCGGGCAATGGGCAGACCCGGACTTGAACCGGGGACACCGGCATTTTCAATGCCGTGCTCTACCAACTGAGCTATCTGCCCCAAGGCCGCCGGAACTGGTCCCGGCGGCCTCAGGGGCCAGTATACACCCCGTGGGAGCCGCCGGGAAGCGATCTGCCGGGCGAGATTCGGGGGACGGTGGCACGATCGGTCGTATCCTCATGTCCGGGGCTCAAGGCAGATTGGACAACGGCCGATAGCCGGTCGGGCAGGAGGGCCATGGGCGTTGGCAGATGAGAAAGCATCCAAACAGACCCCGCGTGTTCTGGCGATCGCCTCGGGCGGCGGGCATTGGGTGCAACTCCTGCGACTTCGGCCGGCCTTCGAGGGGGCCAGGGTCACTTACGTGAGCGTTCGCCCGGCCTACGCCAGCGACGTGCCGGGCGAGCGGTTCATCGCCATCAATGACGCGACGCGGTGGGACAAGGTCGGCCTGCTCAAGATGGCCCTGAGGCTGGTGTTCATCATGCTCCGGGTCCGGCCGAACGTGGTGATCTCGACCGGGGCGGCCCCGGGCTACTTCGCCATCCGGCTGGGCAAGTTGTTGGGTGCCCGAACCATCTGGCTCGACAGCATCGCCAACGTCGAGGAAATGTCGATGACCGGGATGCTGGTGAAGGACAAGGCGTCGCTGTGGCTGACCCAGTGGCCGCATCTGGCCGAAGACGACGGTCCAACCTGCCACGGGAGCGTGCTGTGATCTTCGTCACCGTGGGTGCCCAGATGGCCTTCGACCGCCTGGTCCGCGCGGTTGACCAGTGGGCCAAGGACGCCGGCCGAAGCGACGTATTCGCCCAGATCGGGCCCGCGGAGTACACGCCCGAGCACATCGAGCACGTGGGCTTTTTGGAGCCTCCCGAGTTCACCGAGCGGGCCCGGGCCGCCAGCGTCATCGTGGCCCACGCGGGCATGGGGTCGATCATCACGGCACTGACGATGGGCAAGCCCATCCTGGTGATGCCGCGGCGGGGCGATCTACGGGAGACCCGCAACGATCACCAGATCGCCACCGCCCAGCGGCTGAGCGAACTGGGCAAGGTGGCCGTCGCGATGGACGAAACCGAACTCGTCGAGCGTTTGGGGCGTCTGGACGACCTTGCGTCAACCGGGACGATCGGGCCCTATGCCCAGGATTCACTCATCGCCGCCGTGCGTGGCGTGGTGTTTCCAAGCCAGGACCGATAGCCCACTGATACGATCATGCCGGCCCCTGTGATGGCCGATAGCCCGGGGGTACTCCTGGAGTGGACCTTCAAATGAGCGAAGCGACGATGGCAGCGACAGCGGCGGCTGATCTCAAGACCAAACTGGAGACGAACACCGCTCTGGTGGGCGTCATCGGCCTGGGCTACGTGGGCCTGCCCCTGGCGGCCAGCCTGCACGAAGGCGGCCTGCCCGTGCTGGGCCTCGACGTGGACTCGTCGAAGATCGAGTCGCTCGGGCGTGGCGAGAACTATCTGAAGCACCTGGGCGACGAGATGACCCGGACGCTCTCGGGCAGCGACCGCTTCGAGGCCACCGCCGACTTCGGCCGCCTTGCCGATACCGACGTGATCATCGTGTGCCTGCCCACGCCGCTGGGCAAGCACCACGAGCCCGACCTGAGCTACGTGGTCGTCGCGGGCGAGCAGATCGGCCGCACGCTGCGGGCCGGGCAGCTCATCGCGCTCGAGTCGACGACCTACCCCGGGACGACGCGGGGCGAGTTCCTTGAGGCCATCGAGCGCGAGGCGAGCAAGCGGGGCGTGAGCCTCGAGTGCGGCACCGACTATTTCGTGGCCTACTCACCCGAGCGCGAGGACCCCGGCCGCCAGAGCCACAGCACCAGCACCATCCCCAAGCTGGTGGGCGGGCTCGACGACACCGCGACCGACCTGGCAATGCAGATGTACGCCAAGGGCATCGACAACCTGCACCGCGTGGACAGCGCCGAGATCGCCGAGGCGGCCAAGCTGCTGGAGAACATCTTCCGGGCGGTCAACATCGCGATGGTCAACGAGATGAAGCTCATCCTGACGCGCATGGGCATCGACGTGTGGAAGGTCATCGAGGCGGCCAGCACCAAGCCGTTCGGGTTCATGCCCTTTTACCCCGGCCCGGGGCTGGGCGGGCACTGCATCCCGATCGACCCCTTCTACCTCACGTGGAAGGCCCGCGAGTTCGGGCACGTCACGCGGTTCATCGAGCTGGCCGGCGAGATCAACCACGCCATGCCCGCGTACGTGATCGATCGCTTAGCCGCCGCCCTCAACTCGGCCGGCAAGCCAGTGCATGGGTCGAAGGTGCTTGTGATGGGCCTGGCCTACAAACCCGACGTCGACGACACGCGCGAGAGCCCGTCGTTCGAGGTCATCGAGCTGCTCCGCGAACGCGGCGCATCGGTCGACTACAGCGACCCGCACGTGGCCAAGACCGTGCCCGTACGCAAGCACGACCTGCAGATGCACTCGGTGGAGCTCACCCCCGAGAACATCAAGAAGTACGACGCCGTCGTCGTGGTGACCAACCACAAGGCCTTCGACTACGACGCCATCGCGCAGCACGGGTCGCTCGTGGTCGACACGCGTAACGCCATGGCCGCCCATGCCGGCAGCATGGGCGACCGGCTCGTGAAGGCCTGACCCGTGGCGGCCCTGGCCAGCACACGCACGCACGAGGTGAGCATGCAGCCCGAAGCCATGCGCATCTTCGATGGCGTGATCTGCTTCGGCGGGGTCGATTGGTGGTACCACAACCGCGGGCACTACGACCTGCAGATGATGCGAGAACTCAGCGCGCACGTGCCCGTGTTGTACATCAACTCCATCGGCATGCGTGTGCCCAGGCCGGGCAAGGGCGGCATGTTCGCCAAGCGCGTGCTCCGCAAGCTCAAGAGCCTGAAGCACGGCCTCACCCGCGTGCGCGATACGTTCTGGGTGCTCAGCCCGGTGGTCGCGCCGGCGGGCATGGGCTCGGGCGCGAACGAGAAGGCGCTGGTCTGGCAGGTCCGCCGGGCCGCGCGCAAGGCTGGGATAACGAACCCGCTGGTGTGGGTCGCGTGCCCGCCCGGCCAGCCGGTGGTCGATGCGCTCGATCCCGTGGGCGTGGTATACCAGCGCACCGATCGTTTCGAAGAATTCAAGGGCGTCGACCCGCAACGCATCTCGCGGTTTGATCGGCTGCTCAAGGACCGGGCCGACGTCACGCTCTTCTGCTCGAGTTGGCTGATGGGCCAGGAACGCGAGCAGCCGCGCGAGGCGGCGTTCGTGGATCATGGGGTCGACTACGCGCCCTTCGAGGCCGCGGGCACGGGCGAGACCGAGCCGCCGGACGATACCTATTGCCTGCAACGCCCGGTCGTGGGTTTCATCGGCGGCATCGACGCGCACACATTCGACCCTGACCTGTTTCTCGAAGTCGCCAAGGCCGTGCCCGAGGCGACATTCATGCTCGTGGGCGGGTGTAGCCTGCCAGAGGACTGGTGTGAGCTGCCCAACGTGCGGCTGCTGGGGCAGCGGCCCTACAACGAAGTCCCCGGTTACATGGCCGCGGCCGACGTGCTGATCATGCCGTGGAACCGCAGCGAGTGGATCCGTGCGTGCAACCCGGTGAAACTGAAGGAGTATCTTGCGGTGGGGCGGCCAATCGTGAGCACGCCCTTCCCCGAACTGGAACGGTACGACGGGCTGGTGCGTGTGGGCGAGACGGCCGAACAATTCGCCGGGCATGTGCGTGTGGCACTGGCCGAGAGCTTTGACCCCGCGCCGGGCCGCGATCGCGTGCGCGAGCAGACGTGGACGGCCAAGGCCGACGCGGTGCTCGGAGCGTTACGCGAGCGTGGCATCTCGCATACGGAATCAGCATGACCTCGGTGGCCGCGACCATCCCAAAGACCGAGACCGTCAGCGGCTGGACCACCGCCCGCCTGGGGTGGCTCGTGGTGCTCCTCATGCTCGCCGTGCTTGCCGCGTTGCCCTCGTGGCAGAACGTGCTCGACCTGGCGCTGCGGAGTTCGGAGTACTCCCACATCCTGCTGGTGCTCCCGGTGGTCGGGTTGTTGCTCTGGCTGCGGCGCGAGTCGCTTTCGGCCGTGGTTCCCACGTATTCGATGTGGGGCGTGGCAATAGCGGCGCTGGGTGTCGGGATGGACTTCGCCGGATTCGCCACCCAGATTGACGTTCTGAAAGACCTCGGCATGGTGGTCCTGCTCATGGCCGCTGTTGTCGCGGTTGCCGGGTGGCGCTGGCCGCTGAAGGCACTGCCCGCGTTCGGCGCTTTGCTGTTCCTGGTTCCCGTGCCGGGCCGCGTGCGCCAGCAGATCGCGCTGCCCTTGCAAGACGCCTCGGCATCCATCACCGAGTGGTTGATGGACCTGATCGGCCAGCCCGTGATTCGGATGGGCAACGTCCTGCAGATCAACGGTGTCGACGTGGCGGTGGCCGAGGCGTGCAACGGCATGCGCATGGTCGTGGCGCTCGCGCTGGTGGCCTACGCGTTCGCGTTCTCGATGCCCCTGCGGCCTTGGGCTCGGATTGCCATCCTGGCGCTGAGCCCTCTCGTGGCCTTGCTCGCCAATGTGCTGCGGCTGGGGCCCACGGTGTTGTTCTATGGACACACCGACCGGGAGGTTGCCGACTTCGCCCATGATGTGAGCGGCTGGGCCGTCCTGCTGGTCGCGCTGGGCGTGTTATGGGGCTCGGTGGCGTTGTGCCGCTGGCTCGAGGTGCCGATCGAACCCAAGCGTCCGGACTGACGATAGTGCTGCGGAGGATAATGGCCCGCGAATCGCGAAAACCCGCCCTGGCCATGCTGGCCGCACCGCTTACGGCACTCATCCTTGCCGGGATGTCGGTGTATTCCCTTGTCTCGATTCGGCCTAGCGGCAGCGACGCGTATTTCGCGAACGTCCGCACGGCCATCGAAGCCCTACCCGACCAGATCGACAGCTACATCGGCGAGGACAGGCCAGCGCTCGCCGCCGCTGTTGAATTGCTCCGACCGAATAAGTTGCTCCAGCGCGAGTACAAGGATCCGTTGACAGGATCGCGATTCTCGATCCTCGTCGTCCATTGCGGCGACGTTCGGGATATGATGGGACATTACCCTCCCGTGTGCTATCCGAGCAACGGCTGGGACGTGGACAGCGTGAACGGCGAGCACATCGACCGTTCCGTGGGCGGTCCGATACCCATCACGCGCTACCACGTCAGCCGCGGCGATGGCGAGGCGAGGGTATCTCGCGTGATCGCGAACACGTTCGTGGTCCCGCGAGCCGATGACCCACTGGGGCGCGATGATCGCGCCCTGGATCGCGTGACGCGGACACGGTGGAGTTCTGGGCTCGGGGCGGCCCAGGTCCAGATCATCACCAATGCCCAGATGGACCCGGCCACGCGGGAGCGGATCGAGCGGAGCGTCGCCGACGAGTTAGAGGGGCTCATCGGGGCGATCGCCCGGGGCCGGGAAGGTGAAGGGGAGAGCACGTGAGCAGCCATCAGGACCCGCATCTGGACGCCTGGATGGAGACCGAGGAGCCGCAGGAGCAGGGGCACACCATCAACCCTGTGCTGCTGGTCCACCGCGCGCTGCGCGGGCGGTATCTCCTGGCGATCGTGATTGGCGTGGTGCTTGCCATCCCCGGGGCGTTGGTCGGGTACAAGCTGATGCCGCCGGTGTATACCAGCATGGGCATCATCAACATCGATCCGGCTGGCCGGAGGCTGATCTACACCAACGAATTTACGGAGAAGATCGCTTCGTTCGAGTCATATGTTCGTTCGCAGGCGACCATGGTCGAGAGCCCCCGTGTTCTCCAGGATGCCGCAACCAAGCTGGCCGAGCAATCGCTGCTGCCTCCCGACCCGGGCAACTGGATACGCCTCCAGCGGGCCACCACCGTTTCGGTTCCCAAAGGCGGCCGCGAGATCTACGTCCGCGTCACGATGGCCGACCCCCGGCTTGCCAAGGACGTGGCCCAGACGATCCTCACGTCCTACGAGTCGATCGCCACCGATGAAGCGTCCGATTTTTGGGACGACCAGGAATACGCCATCGAACAGATCGCATCCACGACCCGCAGCGATCGAGACTCATACCTCAGGTCGGCCCGAGAGTTGGCCGAGGCGCGAGGGCTGGTCGATCTGGAACGGCGCAGGATGTTCGTCCAGAGCCAGGTTGAGACTCTGGAGAAGCAGATCCAGGCACTCGAGATCGAGGTGCCAACGTTGCTCCAGGAACGGCCCGAGGACGATGCCGATGTGCCCGTACGCGACCTGACCCCCGAGGACTATGCCCTTGTCGACTCCCACATGAACGGGCTCGTCGGCCGCCGTCGGTCCATCGAACAGGACATGTCCGCGCTGCTCTCACGCGTGACGGAGATCCACCCGGACTACCTCGACTACGAGGCCCAGTTGGCCGCTGTCCAGTTGAGCATCGACGAGCATATGGCTTTCCTCAAGGAATCTGGGCTTGAGATGCCAACCGGCGGCACCGGCCTGGGCGGGGCCCGCCAGCGTTATGACGCGCTGCGAGCGATCCGAGCTTCTCTGGCCAACGAGGCAAAGGAATTGAGCGAGATCGCCTTGGATATCCAAGCGTTCGAAGCCGAGGCCCAGGCGGCGCAGGATCGGCTCGATCTGGCCAATAGCCGATTGGAGAGCCTGCGGACCGAACGGCAGAACTCCACCGAAGGCCGCATCAGCATCGCCCAGCAGGCCGAGGTTCCCTACCAACCGAGCGAGGACCGGCGCAGGCCTTTGGCCGCGATGGGAGCGCTCGGGGGCATGGGCTTCTCGGTCGCCGCGTTCGCCGTGTATGGCCTGCTGCACCCCCGCTACCGCTACGTTGCCGACCTGGAGGAAGAGGCTGCGGCACCGCCCGTGCTCGGGCTCGTGCCGCAGGTCGCCGACGGTCGCATCGAAGCCGACGAGGCGGCGCAGGCCGGCGTCCACCAGATTCGCAGCCTGCTTGAGTCGGTGCCGCACGTTGGCAACGCACGCGTGATCGTGGTTACCAGCGCCACAGCCGCCGAGGGCAAGAGCACGCTGGCCGCCGCCCTTGCTGCCTCGATGTCACGCGCTGGGCGAAAGACCCTGCTCATCGACGCCGACCTAATCGGCCGGGGTGTGACCAGCCGCCTCTCGGCTCGCCGACTCTCGGGCCTCTCCGATCGCGTGGCCAGCGCTCATGACAACGGGCAGATCCACGAGGTCGAGGGCCGTTCGAATCTCGATCTCATGCCCGCTGGCGTGGCCGAGGGATTCGATGCCGAGCAACTGTCGAGCCAGGCGATGGAAGAACTTCTGGCATCGCTACGACCACGATACGACGCGATCGTGATCGACACGGGTCCCATCCTGGGCAGCCTCGAAGCCAATGCCGTGGTACCCCACGCCGATCAAATCGTGCTCGTCGTTTCTCGTGGCCAGAACACGCGTCTGGTCAAGGTCGCCATCGACCGATTGCACCGGTTCCATGCCGGACGCATCGGCATGGTGTTCAACCGTGCGGCCCGCGGCGATATTGAACGCAGCACCAGTGCCGCATCCATCAGCGTGCGTTCGCGCGCGGCCTCGAGGCCAGATGCCGAGCAGGCCAGATCCATGTCGGCCAGCGTATGAGCCGCGCTGACGCTCGACCGTTGACCCCGGCGCAGGGATTCGCGAAAGGGAGACTCGTGCAATGAACCGGCGAACCAAGCGACGCTTGATCGTTCTGGCGGCTGTGGGCGGCGTGATCGTGCTTGCCGGCGTTGGCGGTACCGCGGTCCGCAAGATGCGGCGTGCGCAGATGGCCGAGACCGCTCGGACCGAAGGCATGGCCGCCTACGAAGCCAAGGACTACGCCACTGCCCGCCGCAGCCTGGGCCTGTACGTGCGATACCACCGCGACGAGCCCGAGGTCTGGACCGCCCTGGGCGATGCGCAGCGGTACCTCGAAGAACCCAACGCCAAGCACCTGACCAACGCCCGGAATTTCCTGGACCAGGCCGTGCTGCTCGATCCGCAGAACATCCGAGCCAGGGAGATTCTGCTCGACATCCACGAGATGCTCGGCAACTGGCAGGAGATGGCCGAAGTTGCCAGCGACTTGCTCGAACTCGATCCAGAAAACGACAAGGCCGCACTCCTTCGTATCCGGGCGAACCTTCGCCGCGGCAACGAGGACGAGGCGATCGCTGCGGCTCGGGAGTTCGTGGTTTCGCAGGACGGAGCCATCGAGGCCCACCTGGAGATGCTCCGGGTGCTCCAGCAATCCGGTCGCAGCGCGCGCGTGCAGCGTGAGTATCTCGAGAACGAGGTGGCCCCCAAGCACTCGGGCACGACCTCGATGGCCGTGCTCCGCGCAACCGTCGAATACGACGCGAACCAGCCGCAACGAGCGTCCGAAATCCTGTTGCAAGCCGGCGAAGCGGGCGCGACCGACGGCCCCGGTGCTCGGATGCTGCTCGATTCGCTCGAGCTGATCGCCGCCAGAACCCGGAACACGGCGCTATTCGATCAATCCGAGGTGTGGTTGGTGGAGTGGCTCGAACGAGAAGAACTCGCGCCGCACCTGCTCGAAGTCGCCGCCGGCCGCGCGTGGCGATCGGGCCAACCCAGCCGCGCCGTCGACATGGCCACGCGCGCCATAGGCCTCGACTCCGTGAACGAATCGGTCTTCGGCTGGGGCCTGCTTGGTGCCATGGAACTCGGCATGGAAGGCCAGGAGACCGCGAATCGCCTTCGACAGGCGTTCGAGGAACAGGTCGACGAAGAACACGCCAACCGCGCCGATCGCTGGCGGCAGGTCGTCGATGCGGCGGCACGTGCGGCACGAGGCGAAATCGCTTCGGAGCAACCCCTCGTGCCAGATGGGACGGGCGGGATCAACACGCTCGGCCCCGATGCCGCAGGCGAGTATTACGACGCGATCGACGATGCGAGCCGGTACAGCACACGCGCAGCGATCGAGCGATTGGCCGGGCTCGGCCAGCAACCAAGCTGGCGGCGGGCGAGGTTCGCCCTGGCGGGCATCCTGCTCAGCGAGGGACGGGCTGCCGATGCACTCTCGGTGCTCAACAGCGACGAGGGCCTCCGCCTGTCTGCCGGCGGCACGGAACTCTTTGGCGATGCCCTAGCCAGCATGATCGAGGCCAGTGGCACCCTGAGCGACGAGAACGCAACTACCCTCGACGAGTATCTCGTGGCCAGCCCTGACAACCCGGTGCTCCTCGCCGCGGTCGGCCGTGGTGCCCT
It contains:
- a CDS encoding AAA family ATPase, yielding MSSHQDPHLDAWMETEEPQEQGHTINPVLLVHRALRGRYLLAIVIGVVLAIPGALVGYKLMPPVYTSMGIINIDPAGRRLIYTNEFTEKIASFESYVRSQATMVESPRVLQDAATKLAEQSLLPPDPGNWIRLQRATTVSVPKGGREIYVRVTMADPRLAKDVAQTILTSYESIATDEASDFWDDQEYAIEQIASTTRSDRDSYLRSARELAEARGLVDLERRRMFVQSQVETLEKQIQALEIEVPTLLQERPEDDADVPVRDLTPEDYALVDSHMNGLVGRRRSIEQDMSALLSRVTEIHPDYLDYEAQLAAVQLSIDEHMAFLKESGLEMPTGGTGLGGARQRYDALRAIRASLANEAKELSEIALDIQAFEAEAQAAQDRLDLANSRLESLRTERQNSTEGRISIAQQAEVPYQPSEDRRRPLAAMGALGGMGFSVAAFAVYGLLHPRYRYVADLEEEAAAPPVLGLVPQVADGRIEADEAAQAGVHQIRSLLESVPHVGNARVIVVTSATAAEGKSTLAAALAASMSRAGRKTLLIDADLIGRGVTSRLSARRLSGLSDRVASAHDNGQIHEVEGRSNLDLMPAGVAEGFDAEQLSSQAMEELLASLRPRYDAIVIDTGPILGSLEANAVVPHADQIVLVVSRGQNTRLVKVAIDRLHRFHAGRIGMVFNRAARGDIERSTSAASISVRSRAASRPDAEQARSMSASV